From the genome of Nicotiana sylvestris chromosome 2, ASM39365v2, whole genome shotgun sequence, one region includes:
- the LOC104247601 gene encoding MLO-like protein 6, translated as MAGGGGGRSLEQTPTWAVAAVCFVLVAISIVIEHIIHLIGKWFKSKNKRALFEALEKIKAELMLLGFISLLLTVGQSPISNICVSEKIGNSWHPCSKKKEEDIIKGEDTNSEDSSEQHRRRLLMAAAGGGVRRILAGGGEDKCAAKGKVAFVSADGIHQLHIFIFVLAVFHVLYCILTLALGNAKMRSWKSWENETKTAEYRFTHDPERFRFTRETSFGRRHLSFWTKNPVLLWIICFFRQFVRSVPKVDYLTLRHGFITAHLAPQSHHKFDFRKYIKRSLEEDFKVVVGISPPIWFLAVLFLLFNTHGWYSYLWLPFIPLIVILLVGTKLQVIITKMGLRIHERGEVVKGVPVVQPGDHLFWFNRPRLILYLINFVLFQNAFQLAFFAWTWYEFGLKSCYHDHTEDIVIRISMGVLIQILCSYVTLPLYALVTQMGSNMKPTIFNEKVATALKNWHHTAKKHIKDQSKHSNTVTPMSSRPGTPSHGMSPIHLLRGHYMSDMGSLQNSPRRSNFDHVDHWDNEGGSPSPSRFYQEGDGSSSSYMHQIQLAHLEHDSPEVIGPSSSQVVPLPQEDRDQHEITIAGSREFSFEKRTTSL; from the exons ATGGCTGGTGGTGGAGGTGGAAGATCGTTGGAGCAAACGCCGACGTGGGCGGTTGCCGCAGTTTGTTTTGTGTTAGTTGCAATTTCCATTGTCATAGAACACATCATCCATCTAATTGGAAAG TGGTTCAAGTCTAAAAATAAAAGAGCCTTGTTTGAAGCACTTGAAAAGATCAAAGCAG agcTAATGCTGCTGGGATTCATATCATTGCTGCTAACAGTAGGACAAAGTCCAATTTCCAACATATGTGTAtctgagaaaattggaaattcaTGGCATCCATGTagtaagaagaaagaagaagacaTAATTAAGGGTGAAGACACTAATTCTGAAGACTCGTCTGAGCAACACCGGCGGAGACTTCTTATGGCGGCTGCCGGCGGCGGCGTTCGGCGAATTTTGGCTGGCGGTGGAGAGGACAAATGCGCAGCCAAG GGAAAAGTAGCATTTGTGTCTGCCGATGGTATTCATCAACTACACATTTTCATCTTTGTGCTGGCTGTTTTTCACGTTCTCTATTGTATCCTCACTTTGGCTTTGGGAAATGCTAAG ATGAGAAGTTGGAAGTCATGGGAAAACGAAACTAAAACAGCTGAATACCGATTTACTCACG ATCCTGAGAGGTTTCGGTTTACACGAGAGACATCATTTGGGAGAAGGCACTTGAGTTTTTGGACCAAAAATCCTGTCCTACTTTGGATT ATTTGTTTCTTCAGACAATTCGTAAGATCTGTCCCAAAAGTAGATTACTTAACCCTAAGGCATGGATTTATCACG GCGCATTTAGCACCTCAGAGCCACCACAAATTCGATTTCCGGAAGTACATCAAACGATCACTCGAAGAAGATTTCAAAGTGGTCGTAGGGATCAG TCCCCCAATATGGTTTCTCGCTGTGCTGTTCCTACTCTTCAATACTCATG GCTGGTATTCTTATCTCTGGCTACCATTCATCCCCTTAATT GTCATATTATTAGTAGGGACCAAGCTACAAGTGATTATAACAAAGATGGGACTAAGGATTCATGAAAGAGGAGAAGTAGTGAAAGGAGTCCCTGTCGTTCAGCCTGGGGATCACCTTTTTTGGTTCAACCGTCCTCGTCTCATTCTTTATCTCATTAATTTTGTCCTCTTTCAG AATGCTTTTCAATTGGCCTTCTTTGCTTGGACTTGG TATGAGTTCGGGCTGAAATCTTGTTATCACGACCATACTGAGGATATCGTCATCAGAATATCTATGGG GGTTCTCATTCAGATTCTCTGCAGTTATGTCACCCTTCCTCTTTATGCCCTCGTGACACAG ATGGGTTCAAACATGAAACCAACCATATTCAATGAGAAAGTAGCAACAGCATTGAAGAACTGGCACCACACAGCAAAGAAACACATTAAGGATCAAAGCAAGCATTCAAATACAGTGACACCAATGTCAAGCAGGCCAGGAACACCCTCTCATGGCATGTCACCCATCCATTTGTTGCGCGGTCATTACATGAGCGATATGGGCAGCCTACAGAACTCGCCCCGTAGATCAAACTTTGATCATGTTGATCACTGGGACAACGAGGGCGGGTCCCCATCACCCTCCCGGTTTTACCAGGAGGGTGATGGCTCATCGTCGTCCTACATGCATCAGATTCAACTTGCTCACTTGGAACATGACTCACCAGAAGTTATTGGGCCTAGCTCGTCACAAGTGGTTCCCCTGCCACAAGAGGATCGCGACCAACATGAGATCACCATTGCTGGATCAAGAGAATTTTCGTTTGAGAAAAGAACGACAAGTTTATAG